The sequence below is a genomic window from Xiphophorus maculatus strain JP 163 A chromosome 18, X_maculatus-5.0-male, whole genome shotgun sequence.
CAggtttttgtatatatttactgtaaattaacACATCTGTAAGTTAACACATCAAAGTTCTGTGTCACTAAAGTCCCATTCTTCTGTTCCATTCATTTAATGATgtaattttcaaacattttccatgaaAAAAGTTTGTCATATCTTCCAGAATTATCTTTTACAACACATGGTAGAAGTTAGCACTGTAGcgttagcttcccctaaatacCGTGTTGGTGAATCGCTGTAGCAGGATTAGTGCTGTAGGGTTAGCATGGCTAATGTTTTAGCTAGCAGGGCCCACCGCTGATAGAAACGATTCGGCCTTTTAATGGTGATTATAGCTGAAACATGGTGGTAAGGACCAGCAGACACagaaacattagaaaaacatcaaatctttATTATATTGATAGTTATTAATATTTGAAGCATTTTCATGCTGATGAGAGGAAGATACAGTCTGAAAACGCAACAATCAGAAAATACTGAGGGAGGTTACAGACAGAGAGCATGCAGTGAGTTTATCCAACTGGTCCGACCCACTCGCACTGGCTGGAACCGAACACACGACCCATAAAATACCCAAACAAAAGGGACACTTAGTGAAGTTATCAAAATATAGGCTATACACTGTAGATCATTAAGAGTCAATGAAACAACCAGAGCTGAGTTAGTTCCTGTAGGGatgacagaaccagaacagaaccagaggtTCTGACCGTTCTAGCTTTACTTTCCTGCTGGTTCAGTTTCAATATTTACAGAGATGTTAAAACTGAATCCATCACTGGAAGGTTTTTATAACGTCAGAGACGAATGAACTTGTTGGATGTTACTGAAGCaaattctgtttgaaaatgttgaaatgaggatttttaaaaccagacagCAAAGAAGTGAAGTTAACAGGTGGTAGTTACAGAACCAAACCGGTCAAAACCAGTCTGAACCGGTCAAAACCAGTCTGAACTGGTTGTAAGCTGCAAATAAATAGTTATGCAAAGAATTCAGGCTAAATGGGGATTATAGTGACACCTGGTGGCCAAACCAGGGAAAGTCCACGTTTACAAAATTGACAGTGAAGTGGCTTCACTGCAACACATTGACCGAACTGCACCTCAACATTTACTGTACAAAGACAAACTTCCACCATCACTGTGGCCCACAAACGGCAACGCTTAGCTGAGACGACAGAGTTAGCAGATCCAGAGTCTGTGGAGCGCTAGCTTTTACACCGCTAGCAACATAAGCTGCGCTCTGGAGAAACATCTCATTTGGGTGGaatagaaacaggaaaaatctgCACTGTGTGGATCAACTTCAGGTTGTAAAGGTCTGGTCGGgatcaaaacaaaggaaaagcagTGAGTCGTCTGCATGCGGTGAGATCTGAGGCCAGAGCTTCAGTTATGCAGGAAAGTCTGAGGCCAAATGTTCAAGGAGTTTTGGTGGAATAAAAACTGACAGTTTGTGTGCAGCTGCTCTTTGCATCCATCAACCCAAAGCTGATATTTATCCAGTGGGCACCGTTTCACTGCCCGTTATCTCATTTTGAGTTAAATCCTGCAGTTGATCCAGTTTGAAGGTTCCTGGTGGCAGAAGCctgatcattttcatttcagacatgattttataattaaattacCTTCATGAGTCACTAAGGAAATTAAAGGAATGGGGGGATTAGATGAACCAGAACTAAAATGAAGCATTTCATTGAGAACCTTCTAGTATTTACTGAGGCATGACATAAATATCTTATTATAAAGCAGCATAATTTAAATTTTGCCAAACAttctgaaatataaaagcaagtataaataaaaggtttatgTAAAAGGTTGCAGATGGatcaaactgcattttgtgttttattctgatCGTCTTTAagattctaaaatatttttgattatgaAATGATTTTTACTGTTCAGCTGCTGTGTGTGAAACTTGTTGGTTTGTTGGGGATTTAGCTGAATTTATCTGTAAAATCTAAACGCTGAGGTAAAAACGGAGCAGTGCAGATGACCAACCCTGTTTCCTGGTTAAACATGGAGGACATTAGAGGAACACATGGTGGGTAAACAAAGTTCTGGATCTCACCCAATCAGCAGCCGGCTGGGTCTGACATCATCACCGCACAACAGAAACCCGTCCAGAGCCAGGCTCTGGTTCTGAACTGTTGGGTCAAAGCGATCCTCCCAGCTGATTGCAGCGAAACAGAACCATGAGGCGGAAACAGACGCGCTGACCGTTCCGGACACTAGGTGGCGCCAGAGAGGCAGGGCAGATTTCAGAGCGTTAGCTTGGACTCGGTTAATCAGATACAAGGCACTATAGATTTTGCTATAGAACGGCTAAaccaggagaagaagaagacagcGGGCGGGGCTTCACCATCAGGCGTTCAGGGATGGAACGATGGAGAGAACGTAGAGGTCGGAGCGATGGTTAGGACTGCATCTCAGCACGGAGCATCCACggaaaccagcagcagaacagCAGCCTGCAGCGGCGAGAGGAGAGGTTCTAGTGCATCCATCCAGGTTCTGCGGTTCCGACAGAACCCAGTTCCATAAACACATAACTTCCGAACCACTTCCATCTCAAATCAAAGCTGTCAGGAGTCCGTCTGCACCAAACAGCTGGATCTGACCAAACCGTAACGGTTCTGAGACGATAAGGTGCTGACCCAgaaatgacctttgacccatgCTGGTCAAACTACTTCTCACCTGGATATGGAGCTCTCGGAGGTCAGATCTTTAGGAGATCGCATGGTGTGGAAGTTCCTTTTTGGCTGTGACACTGCAGGGAAACAAACGGGTCAGGTTCTGTTCGCCCGAGTCGGACCAGAACTTTTCTGTTTCTAGCGATCTGAGCAGAACTTACTGGAGACTTGATGAACCTTCTTCACCATGGAGCCGTCGTTCTGGGAGCCTTCTTTAAGTCCTCCGATCCTGAGCAACCAACAACGACCCAAACCGTCACTCTCACTCCAGAACCAGGCCTGCCTTATTACAACGAGCAACACTGGGTTCTGTCAGAGAGTCCTACCTCTGGACCCGGGAGGGCGGAGCAAACACTCCATATTTGGGCAGGCAGCTGAAGTATCGGACCCCGAACACTGAGCCGTCGTGTTTCCCAGTGGGCTGGTCCAACTCTACACCAAACCAGAACCCTGAGGGACGCCAGAGAGACCGGGTCAGACCAGAACATCACCTCCTCTTCACTTCATCTGGACCTCTGTTTCAATGTACTGGTTGGTCCAGACTACAGAACTGACTGGagcttccagaaccagaactgaccTGGAGCAAAGTCCGTCTTCCCGTAGAAGCGAACGATGCCGAGTTTCTGACCCGCCACCAGAACCTGGTCCCCCACCTCCACGTTTGTCCCCTCCGGGTCCAGACTAGCCACGGATGCCTTCTTCTTTTGGGCTGAGAACAAACCAACCAGCTCAGTCAGCtctccaccagaaccagaacccagtcAGACCTGCTGGTCCCTCAcctttctccttctccttcttctccttcttggTCCTCCCAGCCAGGCGGGAAGCCAGGTCCATGCGGGGGGTTCTGGGGGTGGAAGTGACCGAGGACGGAGTCGGATCCACAGCTTTGGAAATCTTTGAAACCGGAGCAAAAATACCTGCAGgtccaaacagaagaaaacatgaagagTTCTGGTCCattagaaccagaaccgggtccaggAAGCTCGCTGCTTACCAAGCTTCGGAGGACAGATGAAATAGCGGACTCCGCCCACGCTGCCGTCGTTCTTCCCCTCTGGCTCGTCCAGCTCCACCCCGACCCACTGACCGCTGGCGAACTCCGTGGTTCCACAGAACCGCAGGGTTCCGGTCTGAGGTGGAGACAAAAGGGTTCTGGAATGAATGAACCTCAAAGTGGCTGACGGAGGAGGAAATAAGGAACCAGAGGAACCAGTGTGGGACTACCTTCAGGTCGTCCAGAACCACACGGTCACCCAGCTTCAGCCCCAGTGCTGCCAGCATCAGGTTTCCGGGAATGTTGTCATAGTTGGGCAGCGTGGCCTTGGGGAGGTTACAGCTGAGCGGCACGgcgtccagcagcagctgcttcatGTCTTTGGCCACCATGGCCGCCTCAGCTTTGTCCAGGCTCATGTCCA
It includes:
- the clip3 gene encoding CAP-Gly domain-containing linker protein 3 → MTKEENMQEQEKERQDHEEQEEARVQREEDEELTEEEEDEEEEEYELEEERTEVENEEEQEEEREEREEQEEQEEEEAPPAEPAAEPVPENQSPVQEPARRAMVHPSAQAPLPKDYAFTFFDPNDPACQEILADPRTSIPELFAIVRQWVPQVQHKIDVIGNEILKRGCHVNDRDGLTDMTLLHYSCKAGAHGVGDPAAALRLTSQLMSLGADVSLRSRWTNMNALHYAAYFDVPELIRVLLKAARPRVLNSTCSDFHYGTALHIAASNLCLSAVKCLLEHGANPTVRNDKGQVPAEVVPDPMDMSLDKAEAAMVAKDMKQLLLDAVPLSCNLPKATLPNYDNIPGNLMLAALGLKLGDRVVLDDLKTGTLRFCGTTEFASGQWVGVELDEPEGKNDGSVGGVRYFICPPKLGIFAPVSKISKAVDPTPSSVTSTPRTPRMDLASRLAGRTKKEKKEKEKAQKKKASVASLDPEGTNVEVGDQVLVAGQKLGIVRFYGKTDFAPGFWFGVELDQPTGKHDGSVFGVRYFSCLPKYGVFAPPSRVQRIGGLKEGSQNDGSMVKKVHQVSMSQPKRNFHTMRSPKDLTSESSISRLLFCCWFPWMLRAEMQS